From a single Sulfolobus sp. E5-1-F genomic region:
- a CDS encoding XdhC family protein, which produces MKIVIFASSREADMEEPVFCDRDTVKVDASKCTGKGINVAPFIARYLKDMGFHVLVVDPFAEESYYEADEVIKGTTFQIPDDVVRDNYVIVATRHVYDTWAIMKSIYGGAKEIAVIMSLKRAEVILKRLIQAGIDKEKLKKLRIPAGLDIGAKSEKEIALSIVAEVLAVTRGGMGLPLREVKGFEKLLEKL; this is translated from the coding sequence ATGAAGATCGTCATATTTGCGTCAAGTAGAGAAGCGGATATGGAAGAACCAGTATTTTGCGATAGAGATACTGTCAAGGTTGATGCTAGTAAATGTACCGGAAAGGGAATTAATGTTGCACCATTTATAGCAAGGTATCTAAAAGATATGGGTTTTCACGTTTTAGTAGTTGATCCCTTTGCTGAGGAGAGTTATTATGAGGCTGACGAGGTGATTAAGGGTACTACTTTCCAAATTCCAGATGACGTTGTAAGGGACAATTACGTAATAGTGGCAACTAGGCACGTTTATGATACTTGGGCTATTATGAAGTCAATTTACGGGGGAGCCAAGGAGATAGCTGTAATAATGAGCTTAAAAAGGGCTGAGGTAATATTGAAGAGGCTTATCCAAGCTGGAATTGACAAAGAAAAATTAAAGAAATTGAGAATACCAGCTGGGTTAGATATTGGCGCTAAAAGTGAGAAAGAGATTGCATTGTCAATTGTTGCTGAAGTTCTAGCTGTGACAAGAGGAGGTATGGGATTACCTCTTAGAGAAGTTAAGGGGTTTGAAAAGCTTTTAGAGAAGTTGTGA
- a CDS encoding ParA family protein, whose product MKIRVGFIGLKGGVGKTTIALNSALYLSKRYKVLYIDKDLLSMGSLILGFNGLGFHKAIIEGLGKEQYEYKVNDNLTLFKLYSDPVNERELHNKVKEMGERAERAYVDVVSKGYDVIIIDYGRIFRTNDPLVYDEYEMFKKNFSDYLIGGVGITDPVKNDITDAVEYFLDTINRLKTKPLAFVINMVPQIGDIQKEIDQLVREISEVVKCDIITIPFNEELVQYNKLGEFGEMQKVGKLIEKILSQA is encoded by the coding sequence ATGAAGATTAGGGTAGGTTTTATAGGTTTAAAAGGTGGTGTAGGGAAGACAACGATAGCATTAAATTCTGCATTATATCTTTCCAAGAGATATAAGGTGTTATATATTGACAAAGATCTTCTTTCCATGGGATCTTTAATTTTAGGATTTAATGGTCTTGGTTTTCATAAAGCGATAATAGAGGGATTAGGCAAGGAACAATATGAGTATAAGGTTAATGATAACTTAACGCTATTCAAGTTATATAGTGATCCAGTAAATGAGAGAGAGTTACACAATAAGGTTAAAGAAATGGGTGAAAGGGCAGAAAGAGCTTACGTTGATGTAGTATCTAAAGGTTACGATGTCATCATAATAGATTATGGTAGGATTTTCAGAACTAATGATCCCTTAGTGTATGATGAATATGAAATGTTCAAGAAAAATTTTTCTGACTATCTCATAGGTGGAGTAGGGATAACTGACCCTGTCAAGAATGATATTACAGATGCTGTAGAATATTTTCTAGATACAATAAATAGACTCAAAACTAAACCCTTAGCTTTCGTAATCAACATGGTACCTCAAATAGGCGATATTCAGAAAGAAATTGACCAATTAGTCAGAGAAATTAGTGAAGTCGTAAAGTGTGATATAATTACTATTCCCTTTAATGAGGAGCTGGTACAATATAACAAATTAGGAGAATTTGGAGAAATGCAAAAAGTGGGAAAGTTAATAGAGAAAATTTTATCTCAAGCGTAA
- a CDS encoding glycosyltransferase family 2 protein, whose amino-acid sequence MLEYGVFIYFPVNFAIFFLFRQFLLRNYAKSYKPYTNGLTRDKVKVSVIIPEYGENLEIFEKCIKSVFRNNPDEIIVIHDDKRKEIADISKKYGAKVISLNKRVGKRGALIIGWLNASGDIIVQLDSDTIMEDNTINEIIKPFADPKVAGVQGRPILFRTDGRIPYLFGQIIEYSRDIVVRALNGTLNVIDGKIAAYRRSYLLETIKDFNHETYGKSRLIVADDKALTYFANMNGYKTVYQATAVAKSAAQPTFLKFLNQQLRWARSGYLYLIKEIRSGLFLKMPGKYRFHMLTYLLAPFSFALALIDTLFVPANPTAWSWSHLAYFGFNIPIILYSLLIFIFGLYLSMKISFGILNLKLPDKMSFVDIITLGILGLFVIFPMFIYAAITHYGISEWRGSTYLA is encoded by the coding sequence ATGCTGGAATACGGAGTCTTCATATATTTCCCAGTGAACTTTGCAATATTCTTCTTGTTTCGACAATTCTTATTACGCAATTATGCTAAAAGCTACAAACCTTATACCAATGGTTTAACCAGAGATAAGGTGAAGGTAAGTGTAATAATTCCGGAGTACGGTGAGAATCTTGAGATTTTCGAGAAATGCATTAAATCGGTTTTCAGAAATAATCCAGACGAAATAATAGTAATCCATGACGATAAGAGGAAGGAAATAGCGGATATTTCAAAAAAATACGGTGCTAAGGTAATAAGCCTTAATAAAAGGGTTGGTAAACGTGGGGCATTAATCATAGGTTGGTTAAACGCTAGTGGAGATATAATAGTGCAGTTAGATAGTGACACGATCATGGAGGATAATACTATCAATGAAATCATTAAACCTTTTGCAGACCCTAAGGTGGCAGGAGTACAAGGAAGACCAATATTATTCAGAACTGATGGCAGAATCCCCTATTTATTCGGACAAATAATAGAATATAGTAGGGATATAGTTGTTAGAGCGTTAAATGGCACGTTAAATGTAATTGATGGAAAGATTGCTGCTTACAGAAGAAGCTATTTGCTGGAGACGATAAAGGACTTTAATCATGAGACTTACGGAAAGAGTAGACTAATTGTAGCAGACGATAAAGCATTGACTTATTTCGCAAATATGAATGGCTATAAGACAGTTTATCAAGCTACGGCAGTAGCCAAATCAGCAGCTCAGCCTACGTTTTTGAAATTCCTCAACCAACAGTTGAGATGGGCTAGGAGCGGTTATCTTTATTTAATAAAAGAAATTAGGAGCGGCTTATTCCTCAAAATGCCTGGTAAATACAGATTTCATATGCTAACATATCTATTAGCTCCATTCTCATTCGCTCTAGCATTAATAGATACGCTTTTCGTTCCGGCAAATCCCACCGCGTGGTCTTGGAGTCATCTAGCTTATTTTGGATTTAATATACCTATAATATTATATTCACTCCTTATCTTCATTTTTGGTCTTTACTTAAGTATGAAAATATCTTTTGGGATCTTAAACCTTAAACTCCCAGATAAAATGTCTTTTGTTGACATTATTACGCTAGGTATTCTCGGTTTATTCGTAATATTCCCCATGTTTATATATGCAGCAATTACCCATTACGGTATTTCCGAATGGAGGGGAAGTACTTATTTGGCTTAG